The Panicum virgatum strain AP13 chromosome 3N, P.virgatum_v5, whole genome shotgun sequence genome includes the window CCAGCATAGGAAGCAATAGCACATGTAGCTAACAAATGcatccatcaattgtgtcatcaTCAGCGAAATTAAAAGAGGAAGATTGACAGTAAAGATGGACATAGATCAATACAGAATGATCAAGAGATTGAAAGATCATTACAACAACATATATCAATTGAACCATACAAGCATCAGCTGATTAAAGCACTTAGCCTCAATGAAATAGTAATGATTTGCCTCAGATATAATTGCTATTTCATGTGATCTTTTAACTTGGAGCATAAGGAACATACGTAGCAAGCCAAACTGGACAGATTGAAGGTCATCAAGGCCATGAAACCATGGGATCCATCCAGCCCAGCCATCAAAGTCATCTTTGGTGGATAACAGTTCCATTGGGCATGGATGTGTCCCATGGTTCGATGACAATAATGAAAACATGATGGAAACAACATAATTTTGAACATATGCCTAGTACCTCACAAGTTAAAGATCATCCACATTAACATTTGCCAAAGTAGCAATTATGTCATCATAGGCACAAAGGAAAGCACAGAAGTAAAGGAAGCACATAAGTAAAGAAAGCACAAGTAAACAAGGGCCTCAGCTGCAATACAACACATCAACAGCAAATGCAACTCAGATTGGTGTATGTAGCATCATAGGCCAGGTAATCAAATGAAAAGCATATGAGCAATCAAGGCCACATGATAATATAAGGTTACCACAGTAGCCAACAGAGGCTACACAAATAGGTTCTTACAATGAAATGTTCCAGCCCAACAACCAAGGGCTCAAATGGTTAGCCACCCTCCCAAGCTAACATCAACAAAAGGTCAGGTGTGATAAGCTCAACCTAGATTGCACAAAAGGTCTACAGCAAAAGAACCCCGGCTATAGTCAAAAGAAGAGAGAGTGGGTGAGGGGGTGGAGGAACTATACTTCTCAACATTCAACCCCCTCCTGTCCAGTAAGACCATGTAGTGGAACTACATACAGTAGTTCTTGGCCAGGAAGGTCCCAAGCCAAAGGGTCCTATGGGCATCACTCATGTTCACAAAGCCCCTGCCTTGGGCCTTGTTGTCTAGGCGGAAGGTGTAGGCAACAATAAGTGCCTCCTCAGGAAAGCCAGGCATGTCCATTGCAGCAAGATATAGGTTAGCATCAACATGAGCAAGACCAGTCTCCCTAAGAGCATTAGCCACATTGTTGACTGCATCAGACATGTTAATCAACATAATCACCTTATCCTCAGTGAAATTCACCCTGTTCCTCTTGCCACCCACAGTTGTGGAAGGCACCTCCATGGTTTTGCTACCCTCTCCAACATCAAAGTGGGCTTTGCTAGGAAATGGTTGGGTCATAGAAGGCCCTTCCTCCTTCACCATAACAGTTTTAGACTGGTTCTGCCCTAAGGCTTCACCAGACCCAAGTGCCCACTTCCTAGTGGCCTGTGAATGGCTAAAAATGGCCTCCATATCAGTGTAGAACCTAATAGGGCAGTTCAAGAACTCTGCATCTTTGGGATGGTCCTGCAGTTGGGTACATACATGTAGGTTTAGACAAGTGGTTTCAAAACAGCATTGTATGAACTAAGGTATATAGGTTGCAACCTTGCAGTGACCAAGAAAGTGGTCATGGTCAAGCATGATAGCATTGGCATCACTATCCCATAAAGCTCCACTAAGGTCCTTCAGCTTGGCCACCTTAGACCACTTCTGCCTCCACTTCCTCAGGTGGTTGTACACCTGAGTTGGGCTAACTATCTCCCCACAGTACTCCTTAAGGGCTTTGGCCACAAAGTTCACATCCTTGTCCTTGAAAACCTTATCAGGCTTGCTACCATCATTGACTAGAGCAATCAAGTCATAAAAAACATCAGCAATTGGAGCCATCCTACCACTGCTATGCATGTCTGATTGGGCATGTACAAGTTAGTATAGGATTCAATCAAGAACAAACAGATAAAACATCAAAAATTATCAAATAAATACAACAGAACATAACTCAAGAAGAATAGAAGTCTCAGCCTTGTCTATAAAATTATTACATCATCATAAAAACAAACATGAGTTCCATAGTAGGGCCAAACAACTGAAATCAAGAATATATTACATGCCAATCAAATTCTGGAGGTTCCCCTCCCTTCCCACATAGCATTGCAGATGGAATCCCTAATGGCAGCCATGGCAATGGAATCTTGGGCCAAGTCTATGGGAAGCATGTCATCTTCCTCAGGTGGGGTACCAGTGAAACCTTCCTCATCAGGAACTACTGCATCAATGCCAAAGCCTAAGATCCAATTGTGGAGGATGGCACAAGCCAACACTAACTTCACTTGTGTTTTGAACTTGTGAAAGGGCTTGTTGTCCAAGATACGAAACCTGTTCTTCAGTGCACCTATAGCCCTCTCCACAGTCACTCTAAGTGATGAGTGCCTAAGGTTGTACAGCTCCCTTGAATTGCTGGGTCTATTTCTGCTCCCAAACTCAGACAAATGGTACCTTACCCCCCTGTAGGGAGGTAGAAAGCCATTGCGGCATGCATAACCAGCATCTACCAAGTAGTATTTACCTACAATGGGACATCTACTGTGAGACTTGTGCCAAATTAATTTCAATTTAAAGTACTTTGTTTGTGTAATTACCTTGTGGGATGGTGAACCCATCATCCCTCTCAATGGCATCTGCCAGAACAGTTGCATCATGTGCAGACCCCTCCCAACCAGCTAGTATATATGAGAATTTGAGATTAGATCCCACTGCTACCATCACATTTTGAGTGGGATCTTTTTTCCTACCTCTGAAAGCTTGTTGAATGCGTCTAGGTACCCTGGCCAACACATGGGTTCCATCAATGGCACTAATGCAGTCTTAAAAACCCATGTATGTGAGACAAAGAACAATGTGAATCTAAACATGTAATGAACCCAAGGTAAACAATTACCTTTAAATATGGATTCCATCTATAACTTCTAAGTATCTTTGGGTCAGTGGCAGTGCTGGGTGGCTTGATCATGTCATTCCTAAGTTCACCAACTGCATACAACACCTGATGGAAGTGCTTGTGTACTGTTTGAATGGACCTCCTAAAGGATTGGTGCACAACTCTAAACCTTTGGTTGTGCCCTACAACATGTAAGAACATTGCCACCTGCTCCTCTACTGACACTCCCTCCCTATCAGTGACAAGGCTTCTCTCTCTAAAGGTTTGGCATAAAGCAAAGAAAGGGGCTCTCTTCATCCTAAGCATGGAAATGCACTCTGCATCAGTGGAATTGTAGATGTTGTTCAATGTCCTAACTCTGTGCTGCTCATTTTCATCCCTAAGTGCAAGTGCCAGAGGGTCAGGAATGTGAGTTTCAGgttccctcctttttcttttgagccTACTGCTTACAAAGGAAACCATGACTACAGTCAATGCAGCAGCCTGCCTACACAATTGCTCACGGCTCAATGAGGATTCCATCTACAAGCATATACAAATAAAACATGATTTCGGGTCATGTGGCCCTGCTAGGCATCAACATCCATGTTTCACAATGAATAAAAGTAGCACGGCTGCATCCTCAACAAGATGCCTCCCGGTGCAATCATAGGACAACATCATCGACCATTGAAATAAATATCCAGATCACAAGAAAAAATTTCGCCAACAGATCCACAATGAAATGTAGTACCAAACCGAACCAGATCAAGAGCAACAGACTACCAAACCTTAACAGAACATCAACAACATCATCTACCAAACCCTAACTcatcaaccaagcacaagaaaaaagAACGATTGGAGGTCGATTTCACCTTGGGCTCGAGGTCGTATCAACGAACATGGAGCAGATCTGGAAGTAGAGGAAGCAGATCTGGAAGTAGAGGAAGCAGATCGGCCAGAGACAAAGAAGATGCCtgtcggtgccctgacccggcggcccggacccaactagtgatgatgatgcgtgttcctcgtcccagatgttgatgcaagaggcaatacagtaacacacgggtttatcctggtttcggccgtgaggccgtacgtccagcaaaggggtgtgcgagagcactgtactatcttgcaccggaggtgcctgtagtagggcgtacaggcgaggcgagagagggagggaagctcccaagtctctgctagaggagttgattgaggcgagtgccaaaaTCGGGTTTCAGAGGAGCGTGTGTGCTCTGCTAGTAGTACGAAATGTTGTGTcctaccgaatgggccgaccgcgacccccttaaaggaagcccgcctcctctttttatagacacaaggagggacggtgtacatgcgcaggggatcatggaagtcgtcgtcttttccccgaatcgcgggggtgcagtggtcgagcactgtgggaagtacactgtggggcatggcatcgggtgtggcagtcgtcctgggcatcgtcctcggccttgcggagatcgcgccggcatcctgacagccccagcaggcggcgtggtcattGCTGTAGGGTGTACCATCTTCCAAGTGTGGCGTGGCAGTGTTCCATGGGCcctacaggccagggtcttgcatatatatgtgcgcCAGCGGTAGTGGGGCACGTGGCAATCCCGGGGCCCCCTGGGTGGAGTGCTAGCGCGTGCACTAAGGGGTccgggagtcacgtggaggtcccggatccctcaaggggggaggtccgggcctctgGCTGCTATTGCTGAGCATCCCTCCttgggggacacgtggcgacgccggatcccttcccgagcaggggacgggtccggggccgttggtgtggtgaggtggagtccggacagcaggagttggcagaatagtaatgggagctgtgccgagcacgtctcgtaccacgtcgcaggttcccacagtgttgccacagcgtccgggatggcagaggagtgaccggagttggcggacgggactccagtcatagccactgtggggaatggcggcctgacatCGTCTgacctgggcgctgtggaggagtggttggcatttaatgcctccgtacgacgggcgggtgagcggaagggccgtttgtccttttcgtcgaagggtggcctcgagcgagacggagacgattcgccccgctcgagggtaggttcgctaccctcgagcttggcggagacgattcgcctccccgagggtaggctcgctaccctcgagcgaggcggagacgcggggcgcggtcgagggtttcgatgggagccctcgagcgagacggagatcaccTCGTGAGTCTGAGGGGGGAcggatgggccgcgtgctgggcttctttgagtcctttcctttcttccagattggaaggaggccgtaggccttcgtgggctcagttgcctaatatgtgtttgcgtttttaggctgattttagtaccccgattagggtgcccctaatcgtggtccccgacagtagcccccgaggctttggtcgagtcagaggattcggccaaagggtatttcggtgattttaccccttgacgtgatcgatCGGTGCTGCGCTCCCGCCAGGCGCACCCGGGTGTCGGCCCgacggatgtgacaactcgtcggtcggggcaGTGCACCTGCGGAGAGAGTACTCCGAGGCGCGCgcccctttttgttttgttccggGGACGAGATGCGTCAGCGTGCTGAGCGGGCCAGGGccacgatggcgcctgctgctctgcagccGGTGCTTTTGCCGTGCTGTCCCGCGTTCAGGGTCTCGGCCCCGCTTTCCCTGGTCGCCTTGCGACACGctgttcgagggcagtcggccagtGCTGATGCTGCGCCACTCAGTGTCCAAGGGCTCAGCTTTGCTTTGTCCCGTCATGTCCTAGCACGGTAACCGAGGGTATCTTTCGCTCGTGGGGAGCCGCaccgtcacgggcggtccaagccttcgcccttcgacaggcttgaagcttggcgcccgacgcagctataaataggggtcgtgggactccctttcctctccaacttccctgctcttacttctagcattg containing:
- the LOC120667585 gene encoding uncharacterized protein LOC120667585, yielding MAPIADVFYDLIALVNDGSKPDKVFKDKDVNFVAKALKEYCGEIVSPTQVYNHLRKWRQKWSKVAKLKDLSGALWDSDANAIMLDHDHFLGHCKDHPKDAEFLNCPIRFYTDMEAIFSHSQATRKWALGSGEALGQNQSKTVMVKEEGPSMTQPFPSKAHFDVGEGSKTMEVPSTTVGGKRNRVNFTEDKVIMLINMSDAVNNVANALRETGLAHVDANLYLAAMDMPGFPEEALIVAYTFRLDNKAQGRGFVNMSDAHRTLWLGTFLAKNYCM